In the Elioraea tepida genome, one interval contains:
- a CDS encoding ribonuclease D — MTTLFAHGATIHLHRNDLPDGLSLGPVVAVDTETMGLDPRRDRLCLVQLSSGDGIAHLVQIAPPSLGGRGQDCPNLKALLADPATLKLFHFARFDIAVLRHVLGVETRPVWCTKIASKLTRTFTDRHGLKDLCRDLLGIEVSKQQQSSDWGAPDLSPDQLAYAAADVLHLHALKARLEGLLAREGRTALAEACFAFLPARAALDLLGFDDPDIFAH; from the coding sequence ATGACCACCCTCTTCGCCCACGGCGCCACCATTCATCTCCACCGCAACGATCTGCCCGATGGGCTGTCGCTCGGGCCGGTCGTCGCGGTCGACACCGAGACGATGGGACTCGATCCGCGTCGCGACAGGCTCTGCCTTGTCCAGCTTTCCTCTGGCGATGGCATCGCCCACCTCGTCCAGATCGCCCCGCCCTCGCTCGGCGGGCGGGGTCAGGACTGCCCAAACCTCAAGGCCCTGCTGGCAGATCCGGCCACTCTCAAGCTGTTCCATTTCGCGAGGTTTGACATCGCCGTGTTGCGCCACGTCCTCGGCGTCGAGACGCGGCCCGTCTGGTGCACGAAGATCGCCTCGAAGCTCACCCGCACCTTCACCGACCGCCACGGGCTCAAGGACCTCTGCAGGGACCTGCTGGGCATCGAGGTCTCGAAACAGCAGCAGTCGAGCGATTGGGGCGCTCCAGACCTCAGCCCCGATCAACTCGCCTACGCCGCAGCGGACGTGCTTCACCTGCACGCGCTCAAGGCGCGGCTCGAGGGGCTACTCGCACGCGAGGGGCGCACCGCGCTTGCCGAGGCCTGCTTTGCCTTCCTGCCGGCCCGGGCCGCGCTCGACCTTCTCGGCTTCGACGACCCCGACATCTTCGCCCACTGA
- the rpoN gene encoding RNA polymerase factor sigma-54 has protein sequence MAIGPRLDLRLGQALVMTPQLRQAIKLLQFSNLEVAAFLEAELERNPLLERDEGGPEPAPVEREAEAPAPALDDAGDTLAAPGEAPLDADFSNVYDPGGSADGAETTPLDGARIGAGGRSDFEADDRGIEDHAVERRSLRAHMAEQLRLSPGDATDRLIGSCLIAMLEPTGRLAGDLEALAANLGCPLERVEAVRQRMMRFDPPGVFARDLRECLAVQLEEKNRLDPAMAALLDNLDLLARRDLRRLREVCGVDADDLAEMIAELRRLDPKPGAAFEAEAATVVVPDVLMRRAPDGGWTVELNPETLPRVLANATFHARIAASARTKEERSFIAEHWANATWLVRSLQQRAATILKVAAEIVRQQDAFFRHGVSHLRPLILRDIANAVQMHESTVSRVTANKYIATPRGTLELKFFFTTAIAGTGGESHSAEAVRHRIRDLIAAEDPDNVLSDDQIVLLLRREGVDIARRTVAKYREGMRIPSSVQRRREKALLV, from the coding sequence ATGGCGATCGGTCCACGCCTCGATCTCCGCCTCGGCCAGGCGCTGGTGATGACGCCGCAGCTGCGGCAGGCCATCAAGCTGCTGCAGTTCTCCAACCTTGAGGTGGCAGCCTTCCTCGAGGCCGAGCTCGAGCGCAACCCGCTGCTTGAGCGCGACGAGGGCGGGCCCGAGCCCGCACCCGTCGAACGCGAGGCGGAAGCGCCCGCGCCCGCTCTCGACGATGCCGGCGACACCCTCGCCGCCCCCGGCGAGGCGCCGCTCGATGCCGATTTCAGCAATGTCTACGACCCGGGCGGCAGCGCCGACGGCGCGGAGACGACGCCGCTCGACGGCGCCCGGATCGGCGCGGGCGGGCGGAGCGATTTCGAGGCCGATGATCGCGGCATCGAGGACCACGCGGTGGAGCGCCGGTCCTTGCGCGCGCACATGGCCGAACAGCTCCGCCTCTCGCCGGGCGACGCGACCGACCGGCTGATCGGCTCCTGCCTGATCGCGATGCTCGAACCGACCGGGCGGCTCGCGGGCGACCTCGAGGCGCTCGCCGCCAATCTCGGCTGCCCTCTCGAGCGGGTGGAGGCGGTACGGCAACGGATGATGCGGTTCGACCCGCCCGGCGTGTTCGCACGCGACCTCCGCGAGTGCCTCGCCGTTCAGCTCGAGGAGAAGAACCGGCTCGACCCGGCGATGGCAGCCCTGCTCGACAATCTCGATCTGCTCGCGCGGCGCGACCTGCGGCGGCTGAGGGAGGTGTGCGGCGTCGATGCCGATGACCTCGCGGAGATGATCGCCGAACTCCGCCGCCTCGACCCCAAGCCGGGTGCCGCCTTCGAGGCGGAGGCGGCGACGGTGGTGGTGCCGGATGTGCTGATGCGGCGCGCCCCCGACGGCGGCTGGACCGTCGAGCTCAACCCGGAGACGCTGCCGCGCGTTCTCGCCAACGCAACGTTCCATGCGCGGATCGCCGCCAGTGCGCGGACGAAGGAGGAAAGGAGCTTCATCGCCGAGCACTGGGCGAACGCCACCTGGCTCGTGAGGAGCCTGCAGCAGCGTGCCGCCACGATCCTGAAGGTCGCGGCGGAGATCGTGCGCCAGCAGGACGCGTTCTTCCGCCACGGCGTGAGCCACCTCCGCCCGCTGATCCTGCGCGACATCGCGAACGCGGTTCAGATGCACGAGAGCACCGTCAGCCGCGTGACGGCTAACAAGTACATCGCGACCCCGCGCGGCACGCTCGAGCTCAAGTTCTTCTTCACCACCGCGATCGCCGGCACGGGCGGCGAGAGCCACTCGGCGGAGGCGGTGCGCCACCGCATCCGCGACCTGATCGCTGCCGAGGACCCCGACAATGTCCTGTCGGACGATCAGATCGTTCTCCTGCTCAGGCGGGAGGGTGTGGACATCGCCCGCCGCACGGTGGCCAAATACCGCGAGGGAATGCGCATCCCCTCCTCCGTGCAACGACGGCGGGAGAAGGCGCTCCTGGTCTGA
- the hpf gene encoding ribosome hibernation-promoting factor, HPF/YfiA family, translating to MHITVSGKQVDVGDALRTYVTEQLGIICSKYFDHALEAQVVFSKARSFFMCDIQMHAGRNLIMRGEGEAQDAHAAFDAAAEHLAKRLRRYRRKVNDHARDLANRERPLAARQYVLSQERQAEEAEEEPGLNGIHGVVVAEMPAEIETLTVGEAVMRLDLAHAPVLMFRERKSGSLSVVYRRDDGHIGWIDPSGARLS from the coding sequence ATGCACATCACCGTCTCGGGCAAGCAGGTCGACGTCGGCGACGCGCTGCGCACCTACGTGACCGAGCAGCTGGGGATCATCTGCAGCAAGTACTTCGACCACGCGCTGGAGGCGCAGGTGGTGTTCTCGAAGGCACGCTCGTTCTTCATGTGCGACATCCAGATGCACGCCGGGCGAAACCTGATCATGCGCGGCGAGGGCGAGGCGCAGGACGCGCACGCTGCCTTCGACGCCGCGGCCGAGCACCTCGCCAAGCGTCTGCGCCGCTATCGCCGCAAGGTGAACGACCATGCGCGCGACCTCGCCAATCGCGAACGGCCGCTCGCCGCGCGGCAGTACGTGCTGAGCCAGGAGCGGCAGGCGGAAGAGGCGGAGGAGGAGCCCGGCCTCAACGGCATCCATGGCGTGGTCGTGGCCGAGATGCCGGCGGAGATCGAGACGCTGACGGTGGGCGAGGCGGTGATGCGGCTTGATCTCGCGCATGCGCCGGTGCTGATGTTCCGCGAGCGCAAGAGCGGCTCGCTCAGCGTCGTCTACCGGCGCGACGACGGGCATATCGGCTGGATCGATCCGTCCGGGGCGCGGCTGAGCTGA
- a CDS encoding NAD(P)-dependent oxidoreductase, with translation MAERMLKFVATPQRAPEKRSAAERARDWGEIYREFSAERAAEQASRCSQCGVPFCQVHCPLGNNIPDWLKLTAEGRLEEAYEVASATNTFPEICGRICPQDRLCEGNCVIEKGFESVTIGAVEKYITDTAFERGWVRPPLPVRERPESVGIIGAGPAGLAAAERLRRQGYAVDVYDRHDRPGGLMIYGIPNFKLEKPVVLRRWDLFRAAGIRFHLGCAVGRDVSLAELRSRHHAVLICTGVYKARELGGPGSGLEGIVPALDYLTASNRKGLGDHVRAFDDGTLNAAGRRVVVIGGGDTAMDCVRTAIRQGALSVTCLYRRDRANMPGSMREVKHAEEEGVRFEWLAAPEAFLGDGRVTAVRAVRMHLGLPDATGRQQVEPIPGSSFTLEADLVIKALGFDPEDMAAMFGEPGLAVTRWGTLKVDHRTMMTSLPGVFAAGDIVRGASLVVWAIRDGRDAAAAMHRYIQSRAQERAAALAVAAE, from the coding sequence ATGGCCGAGCGGATGTTGAAGTTCGTCGCCACGCCGCAGCGCGCGCCCGAGAAGCGCTCGGCCGCCGAGCGGGCGCGTGACTGGGGCGAGATCTACCGCGAATTCTCCGCCGAGCGCGCCGCCGAGCAGGCGAGCCGCTGCTCGCAGTGCGGCGTGCCGTTCTGCCAGGTTCACTGCCCGCTCGGGAACAACATCCCCGATTGGCTCAAGCTCACCGCCGAGGGAAGGCTCGAGGAGGCCTATGAGGTCGCCTCCGCCACCAACACCTTTCCCGAGATCTGCGGCCGAATCTGCCCGCAGGACCGCCTCTGCGAAGGCAATTGCGTGATCGAGAAGGGGTTCGAGAGCGTCACCATCGGCGCCGTCGAGAAATACATCACCGACACCGCCTTCGAGCGCGGCTGGGTGCGCCCGCCCCTGCCGGTGCGCGAGCGGCCCGAGAGCGTGGGCATCATCGGCGCCGGCCCTGCCGGGCTCGCCGCCGCCGAGCGCCTGCGCCGGCAGGGCTATGCCGTCGATGTCTATGACCGGCATGACCGCCCGGGTGGTCTGATGATCTATGGCATCCCGAACTTCAAGCTCGAGAAGCCGGTGGTGCTGCGCCGCTGGGACCTGTTCCGCGCGGCGGGCATACGCTTCCATCTCGGCTGCGCGGTCGGGCGGGACGTGTCGCTCGCCGAACTCCGAAGCCGCCATCACGCCGTCCTGATCTGCACCGGTGTCTACAAGGCGCGGGAGCTCGGCGGCCCGGGCTCGGGGCTCGAGGGCATCGTGCCGGCGCTCGACTATCTCACCGCCTCGAACCGCAAGGGCCTCGGCGACCACGTTCGCGCCTTCGACGACGGCACGCTGAACGCGGCCGGGCGGCGTGTCGTCGTCATCGGCGGCGGCGACACGGCGATGGACTGTGTCCGCACCGCGATCCGCCAGGGAGCGCTCAGCGTCACATGCCTCTATCGTCGCGACCGGGCAAACATGCCGGGCTCGATGCGTGAGGTGAAGCACGCCGAGGAGGAGGGCGTGCGGTTCGAGTGGCTCGCCGCGCCGGAGGCCTTCCTGGGCGATGGTCGGGTCACGGCCGTGCGTGCGGTGCGGATGCATCTCGGCCTGCCCGACGCGACGGGGCGCCAGCAGGTCGAGCCAATCCCGGGCTCCTCGTTTACCCTCGAGGCCGATCTCGTCATCAAGGCGCTCGGCTTCGACCCGGAGGACATGGCGGCGATGTTCGGCGAGCCGGGGCTTGCGGTCACGCGCTGGGGCACGCTGAAGGTCGATCACCGCACGATGATGACCTCTCTGCCGGGCGTGTTCGCGGCCGGCGACATCGTGCGCGGCGCCTCGCTCGTCGTCTGGGCGATCCGCGACGGGCGCGACGCGGCGGCGGCGATGCACCGCTACATCCAGTCGAGGGCACAGGAGAGGGCAGCGGCGCTCGCCGTTGCGGCGGAGTGA
- a CDS encoding LptA/OstA family protein, protein MRHWRALAAALLLAGQQATAQELALSGEGPIEVLADGAIEWRRTEQVVIASGNARAIRAGTTVFADRLIARYRPRSGAEGAAPERQGGGSAEAAFGSGSAEIWRLEADGRVRIVSGENRAEADRAVYDLDRRVLVLTGRALRLTNGRDVVTARDAVEYWVDRRMAVARGAATVTSADRQLDADTLVAFFRDAAEGRGRQASATPALREQGAARDAAPSILLAPGTGRLDRVEAFGNVLIRTPTESVRGDRGIYTPETGIAQVAGNVGITRGRNHLSGAVAEVNLRTGVSRLIPAPGGRVAGLLVPEERNRPEQPALAPAPDPAPRPARSLVP, encoded by the coding sequence ATGAGGCACTGGCGCGCTCTCGCCGCCGCGCTCCTGCTCGCCGGCCAGCAGGCAACGGCGCAGGAGCTCGCGCTCTCCGGCGAGGGGCCGATCGAGGTTCTCGCCGATGGGGCGATCGAGTGGCGGCGCACCGAACAGGTGGTGATCGCCTCCGGAAACGCTCGGGCGATCCGCGCCGGCACGACCGTGTTCGCCGATCGGCTGATCGCCCGCTACCGACCCCGGAGCGGCGCGGAGGGCGCGGCGCCGGAACGCCAGGGCGGCGGCTCGGCCGAGGCGGCCTTCGGCTCGGGTAGCGCCGAGATCTGGCGGCTCGAGGCGGATGGGCGGGTGCGGATCGTCTCGGGCGAAAACCGGGCCGAGGCCGATCGCGCTGTCTATGATCTCGACCGGCGGGTTCTGGTGCTCACGGGGCGCGCGCTCCGCCTCACCAACGGGCGCGACGTCGTGACCGCGCGCGATGCCGTCGAATACTGGGTCGATCGCCGCATGGCGGTGGCGCGCGGTGCCGCCACCGTCACCTCGGCCGACCGACAGCTCGACGCCGACACCCTCGTCGCCTTCTTCCGCGACGCTGCGGAGGGGAGAGGCCGGCAGGCGTCGGCAACCCCAGCGTTGCGGGAACAGGGCGCGGCGCGCGACGCCGCCCCCTCCATCCTGCTCGCCCCTGGCACCGGGCGGCTCGACCGTGTCGAGGCCTTCGGCAATGTCCTGATCCGAACCCCCACGGAGAGCGTGCGCGGCGATCGCGGCATCTACACGCCAGAGACGGGCATCGCCCAGGTTGCCGGCAATGTCGGGATCACACGGGGGCGGAACCATCTCTCCGGGGCGGTGGCGGAGGTGAACCTCCGAACCGGCGTGTCGCGCCTCATCCCCGCCCCCGGCGGACGCGTGGCCGGCCTGCTCGTTCCGGAGGAGCGCAACCGGCCCGAGCAACCGGCGCTCGCGCCGGCGCCCGACCCCGCACCACGCCCGGCACGGAGCCTCGTACCGTGA
- a CDS encoding complex I NDUFA9 subunit family protein codes for MAMATAAGSVATVFGGSGFIGRYIVKRLAAHGHTVRIAGRDPERALSLKPMGFPGQIVPVRAAVTDPRAVAAAVSGAAIVVNCVGILFETRRSSFAALQGEAPGIIGRAAAEAGAGRVVHLSAIGADASSPSVYARTKAQGEAAIRSAFPAATILRPSIVFGPEDGFFNRFGALARLLPALPVYGGGRTRFQPVYVGDVADAAIAAIERPDAAGRTYELGGPRIYTFRELIEYILAETGRRRLVIDLPFSVGELQARLFELLPSPPLTRDQLLLLRRDNVVSEGALTLADLGITPKAIEAIVPSYLARFRPWSRRAA; via the coding sequence ATGGCCATGGCGACGGCGGCGGGCAGTGTCGCGACGGTGTTCGGGGGCTCGGGCTTCATCGGCCGCTACATCGTCAAGCGCCTCGCAGCGCACGGCCATACCGTCCGCATCGCAGGGCGTGACCCCGAGCGCGCGCTCTCGCTCAAGCCGATGGGTTTTCCGGGACAGATCGTTCCCGTGCGCGCCGCCGTGACCGATCCGCGCGCTGTCGCCGCCGCCGTCTCCGGGGCGGCGATCGTGGTCAACTGCGTCGGCATCCTGTTCGAGACGCGACGGTCCAGCTTCGCGGCGTTGCAGGGAGAGGCGCCCGGGATCATCGGCCGCGCCGCCGCCGAGGCGGGAGCGGGGCGGGTCGTCCACCTCTCGGCGATCGGCGCCGATGCCTCGAGCCCGTCGGTCTATGCCCGCACCAAGGCGCAAGGAGAGGCCGCGATCCGATCCGCCTTCCCGGCGGCGACGATCCTCCGGCCATCGATCGTGTTCGGCCCGGAGGACGGGTTCTTCAACCGCTTCGGCGCGCTCGCGCGCCTGTTGCCCGCCCTGCCCGTCTATGGCGGCGGCAGGACGCGCTTCCAGCCCGTCTATGTCGGCGATGTGGCGGATGCCGCGATCGCGGCCATCGAGCGGCCGGACGCCGCCGGGCGCACCTACGAGCTCGGCGGTCCGCGGATCTACACCTTCCGCGAGCTCATCGAGTACATCCTCGCCGAGACTGGCCGACGCCGCCTCGTGATCGACCTGCCGTTCTCGGTCGGCGAGCTTCAGGCGCGCCTTTTCGAACTCCTCCCCTCGCCGCCGCTGACCCGTGACCAGCTCCTGCTCCTGCGGCGCGACAATGTCGTGTCCGAGGGGGCGCTGACGCTTGCCGATCTCGGGATCACGCCGAAGGCGATCGAAGCGATCGTCCCGTCCTATCTCGCTCGCTTCCGTCCCTGGAGCCGTCGCGCCGCCTAG
- a CDS encoding KpsF/GutQ family sugar-phosphate isomerase, which translates to MTPPPAAGAAGEAGDIKTETAAGAPAGAADLAAARAVLATEAAALAALAERLDGRFVTALDLIGSASGRVVVTGMGKSGHVARKIAATFASTGTPALFVHPAEASHGDLGMITASDAVLALSNSGETPELADLVDYTRRFAIPLVAITGRAESTLAREADVALLLAEAPEACPMGLAPTTSTTQMLALGDALAVALLARKGFTAADFRLFHPGGRLGRKLLRVRDLMHTGAEVPLAPAGTPMDRAIIAMTAGRFGCLGLVDGAGLLVGIITDGDLRRAMSPDLLSRTAAEVMTASPRTIGAEALAAEALREMNQRRITALFVTEAGRPVGIIHVHDLLRAGVA; encoded by the coding sequence ATGACACCCCCACCCGCCGCCGGAGCCGCCGGAGAGGCTGGCGATATAAAGACCGAGACCGCCGCTGGCGCACCCGCCGGCGCGGCCGATCTCGCTGCGGCGCGCGCCGTGCTTGCGACCGAGGCCGCGGCGCTTGCTGCTCTCGCCGAGCGGCTCGACGGTCGCTTCGTGACCGCTCTCGACTTGATCGGCAGCGCCTCGGGGCGCGTGGTGGTCACCGGCATGGGCAAGTCGGGGCACGTCGCCCGCAAGATCGCCGCCACCTTCGCCTCCACCGGCACGCCCGCCCTGTTCGTCCATCCGGCCGAGGCGAGCCACGGCGATCTCGGCATGATCACCGCGTCCGATGCCGTGCTCGCGCTCTCCAACAGCGGCGAGACGCCGGAGCTTGCCGACCTCGTCGACTACACGCGGCGCTTCGCGATCCCGCTCGTCGCCATCACCGGTCGGGCGGAGAGCACGCTCGCCCGCGAGGCGGATGTGGCACTCCTGCTCGCCGAAGCCCCTGAGGCCTGCCCGATGGGCCTCGCGCCGACCACCTCGACGACGCAGATGCTCGCTCTCGGCGATGCGCTCGCGGTCGCTCTGCTCGCGCGGAAGGGCTTCACGGCGGCCGATTTCCGACTGTTCCACCCGGGCGGCCGGCTCGGCCGGAAGCTCCTGCGCGTGCGCGACCTGATGCACACCGGCGCCGAGGTGCCGCTCGCCCCGGCCGGGACACCGATGGATCGCGCGATCATCGCCATGACCGCCGGGCGCTTCGGCTGCCTCGGCCTCGTCGATGGCGCGGGCCTGCTGGTCGGCATCATCACCGACGGGGACCTCCGACGCGCCATGTCGCCCGACCTTTTGTCGCGGACCGCCGCCGAGGTCATGACCGCCTCTCCCCGCACCATCGGCGCCGAGGCTCTGGCGGCTGAGGCGCTGCGGGAGATGAACCAGCGCCGGATCACGGCTCTGTTCGTGACCGAGGCGGGGCGCCCCGTCGGCATCATCCACGTGCACGACCTGCTTCGCGCCGGGGTGGCCTGA
- the lptB gene encoding LPS export ABC transporter ATP-binding protein, whose amino-acid sequence MLSGGGGLVARGLGKRYRKRPVVRNVSLSVQRGEAVGLLGPNGAGKTTCFYLIVGLVAPDTGTITLDGADITTLPMYRRARLGLGYLPQEASIFRGLTVEQNIRATLEVAEPDRDARECALDALLAEFSISHLRRTPALALSGGERRRVEIARALATQPSFILLDEPLAGIDPIAVGEIRDLVAHLKDRGIGVLITDHNVRETLEIIDRAYILHDGQVLMEGSPRDIVAHEGVRRVYLGDRFSL is encoded by the coding sequence GTGCTCTCGGGCGGGGGCGGGCTGGTCGCCCGCGGCCTCGGCAAGCGCTACCGAAAGCGACCCGTGGTGCGGAACGTTTCGCTTTCGGTGCAGCGTGGCGAGGCGGTCGGGCTGCTCGGCCCGAACGGTGCGGGCAAGACCACCTGCTTCTACCTGATCGTCGGGCTGGTTGCGCCCGACACCGGAACGATCACGCTGGATGGCGCCGACATCACGACCCTGCCGATGTATCGCCGCGCCCGGCTCGGCCTCGGCTACCTGCCGCAGGAGGCGTCGATCTTCCGCGGGCTGACCGTCGAGCAGAACATCCGCGCCACCCTCGAGGTGGCCGAGCCGGATCGGGATGCGCGCGAGTGCGCTCTCGACGCCCTGCTCGCCGAGTTCTCGATCAGCCATCTCCGCCGCACGCCGGCGCTCGCGCTGTCGGGCGGGGAGCGACGCCGCGTCGAGATCGCCCGCGCGCTTGCCACACAGCCGAGCTTCATCCTGCTCGACGAGCCGCTCGCCGGGATCGACCCGATCGCGGTCGGCGAGATCCGCGACCTCGTCGCGCACCTGAAGGACCGCGGCATCGGCGTCCTGATCACCGACCACAACGTGCGCGAGACGCTCGAGATCATCGATCGCGCCTACATCCTCCACGACGGCCAGGTGCTGATGGAGGGCAGCCCCCGCGACATCGTCGCGCACGAGGGCGTGCGGCGCGTCTATCTCGGCGACCGTTTCAGCCTCTAG
- a CDS encoding discoidin domain-containing protein: MAVCAAQPGATAWAAPIISPFAADLPSSSYSASAQIVHPTLGPTSAQNAFNGGYSNAGGQGPHWIQADMGTTQTLSRVKVQCAGSAPTPISGPSVYIRVYLSNSPIGNAWTSLTPVVSAPTPIVPGPLQLDFSPTSGRCLQVVVNDGGSPGSPWGTLRDGRTGSIRSAPREAIRVAVREAARVVIRSSRFRNRGPGR, from the coding sequence ATGGCTGTGTGTGCGGCTCAGCCCGGCGCGACGGCCTGGGCGGCGCCGATCATCTCGCCGTTCGCGGCCGACCTGCCGTCGTCCAGCTACAGCGCGAGCGCCCAGATCGTTCACCCAACTCTCGGGCCAACTTCGGCCCAGAACGCGTTCAACGGCGGCTACTCGAACGCCGGCGGCCAGGGGCCGCATTGGATCCAGGCCGACATGGGCACGACGCAAACCCTCTCCCGCGTGAAGGTCCAGTGCGCCGGCTCGGCGCCGACCCCGATCAGCGGGCCGAGCGTCTACATCCGGGTCTATCTGTCGAACTCGCCGATCGGCAACGCCTGGACGAGCCTCACCCCCGTCGTCTCCGCTCCGACCCCGATCGTCCCCGGGCCGCTGCAGCTCGACTTCAGCCCCACCTCGGGGCGGTGTCTGCAGGTGGTGGTGAACGACGGGGGGTCTCCTGGGTCGCCCTGGGGAACGCTCAGGGACGGCAGAACTGGGTCGATCCGATCAGCGCCCAGGGAGGCGATCAGGGTGGCGGTCCGGGAGGCGGCCAGGGTGGTAATCCGGTCGTCTCGGTTCCGGAACCGGGGACCGGGGCGTTGA
- the lptC gene encoding LPS export ABC transporter periplasmic protein LptC, whose protein sequence is MAETQPIRLPLAAGQREGRARLGLARPTRETPDPARLARRRRAVQLAKRLLPLAAFAALALVALWPQIAGFEEGVRVAYRKPLLDVPAGAASVLEPRFRGTDERGRPYTLSAESAVQPPGSDVIHLAKPRGDIMLDHGAWVLLESASGSFRRASRLLTLTGDVALFHDSGFEVRTDAAEIDLGSGTARGDRPVSAQGPAGTLESLGFEIIDRGDVIVFGGPARLVLTPSARPAAEPADR, encoded by the coding sequence ATGGCGGAGACGCAGCCGATACGCCTGCCTCTGGCCGCGGGCCAGCGCGAGGGGCGCGCGCGCCTCGGCCTTGCCCGCCCAACGCGCGAGACGCCCGACCCGGCCCGTCTCGCCCGCCGCCGGCGCGCGGTTCAGCTCGCGAAGCGGCTGCTGCCACTCGCCGCCTTCGCCGCCCTCGCCCTGGTCGCCCTCTGGCCGCAGATCGCCGGCTTCGAGGAGGGCGTGCGCGTCGCCTACCGCAAGCCGCTGCTCGATGTTCCCGCTGGCGCCGCGAGCGTTCTCGAGCCCCGCTTCCGGGGAACCGACGAGCGCGGACGCCCCTACACCCTCTCGGCCGAGAGTGCGGTTCAGCCGCCGGGCAGCGACGTGATCCACCTCGCGAAGCCGCGCGGCGACATCATGCTCGATCACGGGGCCTGGGTGCTGCTCGAGTCGGCCTCTGGCAGTTTCCGTCGGGCGAGCCGCCTGCTCACCCTCACGGGCGACGTGGCGCTGTTCCACGACAGCGGCTTCGAGGTGAGAACGGACGCGGCCGAGATCGACCTCGGCTCCGGCACGGCGCGTGGCGACCGTCCCGTCTCCGCTCAGGGACCTGCAGGCACCCTCGAGTCGCTCGGCTTCGAGATCATCGACCGCGGAGACGTGATCGTGTTCGGTGGCCCGGCACGGCTCGTGCTCACGCCTTCCGCGCGGCCTGCGGCAGAGCCCGCCGACCGATGA